In Bacillus sp. Cs-700, one genomic interval encodes:
- the greA gene encoding transcription elongation factor GreA, whose amino-acid sequence MAEDKKYYMTQDGKEKLEKELDLLKTEKRKEVVERIKIARSFGDLSENSEYDAAKDEQAFVEARIQTVENMIRNAEIIEEDNSSSNVVSIGKRVKFVEIPDGDEEEYFIVGSAEADPFEGKISNDSPMAKSLLGRQIGEKVNVQTPGGEIRVEILEVI is encoded by the coding sequence ATGGCAGAGGATAAAAAGTATTATATGACGCAAGATGGTAAAGAAAAGCTTGAGAAGGAGCTTGACCTTCTAAAAACAGAAAAAAGAAAAGAAGTTGTGGAACGTATTAAGATAGCACGTAGTTTTGGAGATCTTTCTGAGAACTCTGAGTATGACGCTGCAAAAGATGAGCAAGCGTTTGTAGAAGCACGTATTCAAACAGTTGAAAATATGATTCGTAACGCTGAAATTATTGAAGAAGACAATAGCTCATCTAATGTTGTATCAATAGGTAAGCGTGTTAAATTCGTTGAAATTCCAGACGGTGATGAAGAAGAATACTTTATCGTAGGTAGTGCAGAAGCCGATCCTTTTGAAGGAAAGATTTCAAATGATTCTCCAATGGCCAAAAGTCTTCTAGGTCGTCAAATTGGAGAGAAAGTAAACGTACAAACTCCTGGCGGAGAAATCCGTGTAGAAATTTTAGAAGTAATTTAA
- the udk gene encoding uridine kinase, with amino-acid sequence MMVNRPVVIGVAGGSGSGKTTVTREIFKQFADQSVLVIEQDSYYKDQSEKSMPERLGTNYDHPLAFDNDLLIEHVKELMLYKPIQKPVYDYTVHTRSDKIIPVEPKDVIILEGILILEDERLRDLMDIKLFVDTDADLRILRRMVRDIRDRGRTLDSVVEQYTSVVRPMHLQFIEPTKRYADIIVPEGGQNRVAIDLMVTKIHTILEEKAML; translated from the coding sequence ATTATGGTTAATAGACCCGTAGTAATTGGTGTTGCTGGAGGATCAGGCTCTGGTAAAACCACTGTAACACGAGAGATTTTTAAACAGTTTGCCGATCAGTCCGTTTTAGTTATCGAACAGGATTCTTACTACAAAGATCAGAGTGAAAAGTCAATGCCTGAACGACTTGGTACAAACTATGACCACCCACTTGCATTTGACAACGATCTGTTAATTGAACATGTTAAAGAGTTAATGTTATATAAACCGATTCAAAAACCAGTCTATGACTATACAGTTCACACAAGATCTGATAAAATTATTCCTGTCGAACCGAAAGATGTCATTATTTTGGAAGGTATCCTAATTCTTGAAGATGAACGTCTTCGTGATCTAATGGATATTAAGCTTTTTGTTGATACTGATGCGGACCTTCGCATCTTAAGAAGAATGGTTCGCGATATACGCGACAGAGGGAGAACGCTTGATTCAGTAGTTGAGCAGTATACCTCAGTGGTTCGTCCGATGCACCTTCAATTTATTGAACCGACAAAGCGTTATGCAGATATTATCGTACCTGAAGGCGGTCAAAACCGAGTTGCAATTGACCTTATGGTTACGAAAATCCATACGATACTTGAAGAAAAAGCAATGCTATAA